From Melospiza melodia melodia isolate bMelMel2 chromosome 31, bMelMel2.pri, whole genome shotgun sequence, one genomic window encodes:
- the PCBP2 gene encoding poly(rC)-binding protein 2 isoform X6 has translation MDTGVIEGGLNVTLTIRLLMHGKEVGSIIGKKGESVKKMREESGARINISEGNCPERIITLAGPTNAIFKAFAMIIDKLEEDISSSMTNSTAASRPPVTLRLVVPASQCGSLIGKGGCKIKEIRESTGAQVQVAGDMLPNSTERAITIAGIPQSIIECVKQICVVMLESPPKGVTIPYRPKPSSSPVIFAGGQAYTIQGQYAIPQPDLTKLHQLAMQQSHFPMSHGNTGFSGLDASAQTTSHELTIPNDLIGCIIGRQGAKINEIRQMSGAQIKIANPVEGSTDRQVTITGSAASISLAQYLINVSLESAKPSSQAASVTIPDHLSINLSQPSTPSSSSSSTTTPSLATAGASDAPSSLPNPLPTAPCVSSLLGMKPVPLLALNVVSAAKGAAAPAVPCVTNKLKAEKQRFSPY, from the exons ATGGACACCGGAGTCATCGAAGGGGGTCTCAATGTCACGCTCACCATCCGGCTACTCATGCACGGCAAG GAGGTGGGAAGCATCATTGGGAAG AAAGGGGAGTCCGTGAAGAAGATGCGTGAGGAG AGCGGAGCTCGCATCAACATCTCGGAAGGGAACTGCCCCGAGCGGATCATCACCCTGGCGGGACCCACCAACGCCATCTTCAAAGCTTTTGCGATGATCATTGACAAACTGGAAGAG GACATCAGCAGCTCCATGACcaacagcacagctgccagccggCCCCCGGTCACCCTCCGGCTCGTGGTGCCCGCCAGCCAGTGCGGGTCCCTCATTGGCAAAGGAGGCTGCAAGATCAAGGAGATCCGAGAG AGCACGGGGGCACAGGTCCAGGTGGCAGGGGACATGCTGCCCAACTCGACTGAGCGAGCCATCACCATCGCTGGGATCCCACAGTCCATCATCGAGTGCGTCAAACAGATCTGCGTCGTCATGCTTGAG TCTCCCCCGAAGGGTGTCACCATCCCGTACCGACCCAAGCCATCCAGCTCTCCCGTCATCTTTGCAGGCGGCCAG GCCTATACCATTCAAGGACAGTATGCCATTCCACAGCCAGAT CTGACCAAGCTGCACCAGTTGGCAATGCAACAGTCACACTTTCCAATGTCTCATGGCAACACTGGATTCAGTG GTTTGGATGCCTCTGCCCAAACCACCTCCCATGAACTCACCATTCCAAACGAT CTGATTGGCTGCATCATCGGGCGTCAGGGCGCCAAGATCAACGAGATCCGCCAGATGTCCGGGGCTCAGATCAAGATTGCCAACCCCGTGGAAGGCTCTACTGACAGGCAGGTGACCATAACTGGATCTGCAGCGAGCATCAGCCTGGCCCAGTATCTAATCAATGTCAG TTTAGAAAGCGCTAAACCCTCCTCCCAGGCAGCCTCCGTCACGATCCCTGACCACCTCAGCATCAACCTCTCTCAACCCTccaccccttcttcttcttcctcctccaccaCCACCCCCTCGCTCGCCACCGCGGGGGCCTCCGACGCGCCCTCCAGCCTCCCCAACCCTCTTCCGACCGCCCCTTGTGTCTCCAGTCTGCTTGGCATGAAACCTGTCCCTCTCCTGGCGCTAAATGTCGTGTCTGCGGCCAAAGGCGCCGCGGCGCCCGCCGTGCCCTGTGTCACTAACAAACTCAAAGCCGAGAAGCAAAGGTTTTCCCCGTACTGA